The following are encoded in a window of Gossypium raimondii isolate GPD5lz chromosome 13, ASM2569854v1, whole genome shotgun sequence genomic DNA:
- the LOC105781657 gene encoding uncharacterized protein LOC105781657, which produces MNNQRPFTMFPPNAMPTQSQPKIEQRPARPNPERPQFTPIPISYRELYPKLLEKQLISPHYMAPLKPPYQKWYDPNASCVYHAGNQGHSTENCLAFKKRVQGLIDAGILRFDGVSNVTGNPLPNHTGGNKVWEMMIENGLLCPPSRILKEEGKKDQSFCDFHGIEGHDVQSCKEFRKLLQDMMDNKEVKVFDKVEGAEEGEICVSNNQSMASPYSVDRPLVIYYEAKKEEVSREVKPSLIIEVPAPFSYKDNKAVPWKYDVNIVVPEGEKSKVMNEDVSGVGHFTRSGICYSPETVEPKKKVAGPSQKRKAPMCEVEDNVETQLEQEVKKAVNEEEAHEFLNFIKHSEYSVVEQLNKQPARISVLSLLLNSEPHRNALLKVLNQAYLANNVSVEKLDRWANNLNTDNFISFSDDEISPNGRGSVKALRITTNCKGYILPNVLIDNGSALNVMPLATLSRMPVDMSYLRPCHSIVRAFDGTRRGVIGKIEIPLKVGPCAYDIEFQVMDITLSYNCFLGRPWIYSAGVVPSSLHQKVKFIMDSRLITVGGEEDIVASISTDTPYIEISQDAVECSFRSLEFINAAFVAEGNKIPIPKLSRKTKMEIKLTVGKGARARKGLGKYQQWMVRALKPTHHKGRYGTFTSAGVMYPGQNNSQVTLLIEKGLQNISLNAIDNENDEIKNASMIRPCPPGYVLNNWTAVDLIVVSKSSSECSDINGMNNPVVNPEINFEKAVCLGEFEADESAEDCAPPPDLLRMVEQEEKQILPHQEFVETVNLGSEEKKQDVKIGTSISENTKQNLIALLHEYKDVFAWS; this is translated from the exons AGAAGTGGTATGATCCTAACGCTAGTTGTGTGTATCACGCTGGGAATCAGGGACACTCTACAGAAAATTGTTTGGCCTTTAAAAAGAGGGTTCAAGGTCTCATTGACGCTGGCATTTTGCGATTCGATGGTGTTAGCAATGTGACGGGAAATCCTCTTCCTAACCATACTGGCGGGAAT AAGGTGTGGGAGATGATGATTGAAAATGGCTTGCTCTGCCCGCCTAGTAGGATTCTCAAAGAAGAAGGTAAAAAAGACCAGAGTTTCTGTGATTTTCATGGCATCGAAGGGCATGACGTCCAATCTTGCAAGGAATTTAGAAAATTACTTCAGGacatgatggataacaaggaggTCAAAGTCTTTGATAAGGTGGAAGGGGCCGAGGAAGGAGAAATATGTGTCTCTAATAATCAATCGATGGCTTCCCCTTATAGTGTCGATAGACCTTTGGTGATTTATTACGAGGCAAAGAAGGAAGAAGTTAGTCGGGAAGTTAAACCAAGTTTGATAATCGAAGTACCTGCTCCTTTCTCTTACAAGGACAATAAGGCAGTGCCGTGGAAGTATGATGTTAATATCGTTGTGCCTGAAGGTGAAAAGTCAAAAGTTATGAATGAAGATGTCAGTGGAGTAGGACATTTCACTCGCAGCGGAATATGTTATTCTCCCGAGACGGTTGAACCAAAGAAGAAGGTTGCTGGCCCGagccaaaaaagaaaagcacCAATGTGTGAGGTTGAGGATAATGTTGAAACACAACTTGAGCAAGAAGTTAAAAAGGCTGTGAATGAGGAGGAAGCACATgagttcttaaattttattaagcaCAGTGAATATAGTGTTGTGGAACAATTAAACAAGCAGCCGGCCCGAATCTCAGTACTATCTCTATTGTTGAATTCGGAGCCACATCGAAATGCCTTGCTAAAAGTGTTAAATCAAGCTTATTTGGCGAACAATGTATCTGTGGAAAAGCTTGATAGGTGGGCAAATAATCTAAATACAGataatttcatctcttttagtGATGACGAAATATCACCAAATGGTAGGGGCTCCGTAAAAGCATTGCGCATCACAACCAATTGCAAAGGTTACATATTACCAAATGTGCTCATCGACAATGGATCTGCACTCAATGTTATGCCTTTGGCCACGCTTTCTAGGATGCCGGTTGATATGTCTTATCTGAGGCCTTGTCATTctatagtaagggcatttgatgggaCACGGCGAGGGGTCATAGGAAAGATCGAAATTCCTTTAAAAGTGGGGCCATGTGCATATGATATCGAGTTCCAGGTCATGGACATCACGCTTTCATACAATTGCTTCTTAGGAAGACCTTGGATCTATTCTGCTGGGGTAGTTCCTTCATCTCTCCATCAAAAAGTAAAGTTCATCATGGATAGCCGCTTGATTACTGTTGGTGGTGAGGAAGACATCGTCGCATCTATCTCTACTGATACACCCTACATCGAAATAAGCCAGGATGCCGTAGAATGTTCTTTCCGCTCATTGGAATTTATCAATGCTGCATTTGTTGCTGAAGGGAATAAGATCCCAATTCCCAAACTGTCGAGGAAAACCAAGATGGAAATTAAGCTGACTGTGGGAAAAGGAGCTCGAGCGAGGAAAGGCTTGGGAAAATATCAACAATGGATGGTTAGAGCTTTGAAACCAACGCACCACAAGGGTCGATACG GAACATTTACATCAGCAGGAGTGATGTACCCAGGGCAGAACAATTCGCAAGTCacattattgattgaaaagggTCTTCAGAATATCAGCCTAAATGCTATTgacaatgaaaatgatgaaattaagaaTGCTTCAATGATACGCCCTTGTCCTCCAGGATATGTTTTGAACAACTGGACTGCTGTGGACCTCATTGTAGTTTCTAAGTCCTCTTCAGA GTGCTCAGATATCAATGGCATGAATAATCCCGTTGTGAATCCTGAAATCAATTTTGAGAAGGCTGTTTGTTTAGGAGAATTCGAAGCTGACGAAAGTGCTGAAGATTGTGCCCCGCCTCCTGACTTACTAAGAATGGTtgaacaagaagagaaacagaTTCTACCCCATCAAGAATTTGTTGAGACAGTGAATTTGGGaagtgaagaaaagaaacaagatgtGAAGATTGGGACTTCCATTTCAGAGAACACCAAACAGAATTTGATCGCTTTGCTCCATGAGTACAAGGATGTGTTTGCCTGGTCTTAA